One window of the Defluviitalea raffinosedens genome contains the following:
- the yaaA gene encoding S4 domain-containing protein YaaA, whose translation MEEIKINTEYIKLDQFLKYVDIVQSGAEAKYFISENTIKVNGEVVFQRGKKLRSGDKVDINGKEYIIIH comes from the coding sequence TTGGAAGAAATTAAAATAAATACAGAATACATTAAACTGGATCAATTTTTAAAGTATGTAGATATTGTTCAATCTGGTGCAGAAGCAAAATACTTTATCTCAGAAAATACCATAAAGGTAAATGGCGAAGTTGTTTTTCAAAGGGGAAAAAAATTAAGAAGCGGAGACAAGGTGGATATAAATGGTAAAGAATATATCATAATTCATTGA
- the recF gene encoding DNA replication/repair protein RecF (All proteins in this family for which functions are known are DNA-binding proteins that assist the filamentation of RecA onto DNA for the initiation of recombination or recombinational repair.): MYVKEVNLYQFRNYEQLNLSLHPKLNIFYGQNAQGKTNILESLYLCATGRSHRTTHEKEAIHWHKDEAHIRLFLHKQNRVEKIDFHLDKSGRKSAAHNGIPIQKLGELLGIINVVIFSPEDLQLIKSGPKERRRFLDIELCQLDRIYYYNLQQYHKVLKQRNHFLKQINKNPKDMTDIWDEQLVHFGEKVIEARKVFIEKLNHLALLIHGNITAQKEKLLVEYSPSVSSNQFREKLKENLVRDLQSGTTSIGPHRDDIVFKVNGMDLRTYGSQGQQRSAALSLKLAEIDLMKQETGEAPILLLDDVLSELDENRQKDLIAHIDDIQTILTCTGIEDLILKQIHKGFVYYVEDGHIYPKDSKML, translated from the coding sequence ATGTATGTTAAAGAGGTAAATTTATACCAATTTAGAAATTATGAGCAGCTCAATTTATCTTTGCATCCAAAACTTAATATTTTTTACGGACAAAATGCACAGGGAAAAACCAATATACTTGAATCTCTTTATTTATGTGCCACAGGAAGATCCCACCGAACGACCCATGAAAAAGAAGCAATTCATTGGCATAAAGATGAAGCCCATATCCGCTTATTTCTTCATAAACAAAACAGAGTAGAAAAAATAGATTTTCATTTAGACAAAAGCGGCAGAAAATCTGCCGCTCATAATGGAATCCCTATTCAAAAACTTGGAGAACTTTTAGGGATTATCAATGTTGTCATTTTTTCTCCAGAAGACTTACAGCTCATTAAAAGTGGACCTAAGGAAAGAAGGCGGTTTTTAGATATTGAGTTATGTCAACTAGACAGGATATATTATTATAATCTTCAACAATACCATAAAGTATTAAAGCAAAGAAATCATTTTTTGAAACAAATAAACAAAAATCCCAAGGATATGACCGATATATGGGACGAGCAACTGGTACATTTCGGAGAAAAAGTGATTGAAGCCAGGAAAGTATTTATAGAGAAGCTTAATCATTTGGCTTTGTTGATTCATGGTAATATTACAGCGCAAAAGGAAAAATTATTAGTCGAATATTCGCCCAGTGTGAGTAGTAACCAGTTTAGAGAAAAATTAAAAGAAAACTTAGTGCGAGATCTGCAGAGTGGGACTACTTCAATAGGTCCCCACAGAGATGATATTGTTTTTAAGGTAAATGGTATGGATCTTCGTACGTATGGTTCTCAAGGGCAGCAACGAAGCGCAGCCCTTTCCTTGAAACTGGCTGAAATTGATTTAATGAAACAAGAAACAGGAGAAGCCCCTATACTTTTATTAGATGATGTTCTTTCTGAACTAGATGAAAATAGGCAAAAAGATTTAATTGCTCATATTGATGATATTCAAACCATTCTTACTTGTACGGGAATTGAAGATTTAATATTAAAACAAATTCACAAGGGATTTGTCTATTATGTAGAAGATGGTCATATATACCCGAAAGACAGTAAAATGTTGTAA
- the remB gene encoding extracellular matrix regulator RemB gives MFLHIGADVEIRLKDLVGIFDMKSMEDSKITTEFLKVAREEGFVCVVSKDDIKTIIITEEKGRNVIYLSPISSATLQKRIHLLSDLSIIN, from the coding sequence GTGTTTCTGCATATTGGCGCAGATGTAGAAATCAGGTTAAAAGATTTAGTTGGTATTTTTGATATGAAATCCATGGAAGATTCAAAAATTACTACGGAATTTCTAAAAGTAGCTCGGGAAGAAGGTTTTGTTTGTGTTGTATCCAAAGATGATATAAAAACGATTATCATCACGGAAGAAAAAGGGAGAAATGTTATTTATTTGTCTCCAATTTCCTCAGCTACATTACAAAAAAGAATTCATTTGCTTAGTGATTTATCCATTATTAATTAA
- the gyrB gene encoding DNA topoisomerase (ATP-hydrolyzing) subunit B: MAPEYNESQIQILEGLEAVRKRPGMYIGSTSSRGLHHLVYEIVDNAVDEALAGYCDEIEVTIHKDNSITVVDNGRGIPVGIHPQKKIPAVEVVFTVLHAGGKFGGGGYKVSGGLHGVGASVVNALSEWLKVQIFTEGKIYEQVYERGKVIKPLTIVGETDKRGTLVHFKPDAQIFEETEYQFDTLRQRLREMAFLTKGLKITLKDEREGKEKERTFHYEGGIKEFVSHLNKHKTPLYNDIFYCEGVKDDVEVEIAFQHNDTYVENIFSFVNNINTTEGGTHLSGFKSAITKTINDYGRKNNLLKESESNLSGDDIREGITAVISVKVSEPQFEGQTKTKLGNSEVRGIVEAIFSEELMYYLEQNPSVAKIILQKAIMAARAREAARKARDLTRRKSVLESNSLPGKLADCSEKDPNLCEIFIVEGDSAGGSAKSARTRQTQAILPLRGKILNVEKARLDRILGNEEIRAMITAFGTGIADDFDISKLRYGKIIIMTDADVDGAHIRTLLLTFIYRYLRQLIEKGHVYIAQPPLYKVEKNKKTYYVYNDKELEKLFDEIGRDGITMQRYKGLGEMNPEQLWETTMDPETRILVRVDLEDAAAADEIFTALMGDKVEPRKEFIQEYAKHVKNLDI; encoded by the coding sequence ATGGCTCCAGAGTATAATGAAAGCCAGATACAGATACTAGAAGGATTAGAAGCTGTCCGAAAAAGGCCCGGCATGTATATTGGAAGTACTTCTTCAAGAGGGTTGCATCATTTAGTTTATGAAATCGTAGATAATGCAGTAGATGAGGCATTAGCTGGTTATTGTGATGAAATAGAGGTAACGATTCACAAAGATAATTCAATTACCGTTGTAGACAATGGACGGGGTATACCTGTAGGCATTCACCCTCAAAAGAAGATTCCGGCAGTTGAAGTTGTATTTACCGTTTTACATGCAGGGGGTAAATTCGGAGGTGGAGGTTATAAAGTATCTGGAGGACTCCATGGAGTAGGAGCTTCTGTTGTAAATGCACTATCAGAATGGCTAAAGGTTCAAATTTTTACAGAAGGAAAAATTTATGAACAGGTGTATGAAAGAGGCAAGGTTATAAAGCCTTTAACGATTGTTGGAGAAACGGATAAAAGAGGTACTTTGGTTCATTTTAAACCGGATGCTCAGATATTCGAAGAAACGGAATATCAATTTGACACCCTAAGACAACGTCTTCGGGAAATGGCATTTTTGACCAAAGGTTTGAAAATTACCTTAAAAGATGAAAGAGAAGGAAAAGAAAAAGAGAGAACTTTTCATTATGAAGGTGGAATAAAGGAATTTGTTTCCCATCTTAACAAACATAAAACACCTCTATACAACGATATTTTTTACTGTGAAGGGGTTAAAGATGATGTAGAGGTTGAAATTGCCTTTCAGCATAATGATACTTATGTTGAAAACATATTTAGCTTTGTTAACAACATTAATACCACTGAAGGAGGTACTCATCTCAGTGGCTTTAAATCTGCCATTACAAAAACGATCAACGATTATGGCAGAAAAAATAATTTATTAAAAGAAAGTGAGAGCAATTTATCCGGGGATGACATAAGAGAAGGCATAACAGCAGTGATCAGTGTAAAAGTGTCAGAACCCCAATTTGAAGGACAAACTAAAACTAAACTTGGAAACAGTGAAGTAAGAGGTATCGTTGAAGCGATTTTTTCAGAAGAGCTCATGTACTATTTAGAGCAAAATCCTTCTGTTGCCAAAATCATTTTGCAAAAAGCCATTATGGCTGCACGGGCAAGAGAAGCAGCAAGAAAAGCCAGGGACTTAACCAGAAGAAAAAGTGTATTGGAGAGCAACAGTTTGCCTGGAAAATTGGCGGACTGCTCTGAGAAAGATCCAAATCTTTGCGAAATATTTATAGTCGAAGGAGATTCAGCAGGAGGTTCAGCAAAGTCTGCCAGGACAAGACAGACCCAGGCGATCCTTCCTTTAAGAGGAAAAATTTTAAATGTAGAGAAGGCAAGACTGGACAGGATTCTTGGAAATGAAGAAATTCGTGCCATGATCACAGCTTTTGGGACAGGCATTGCAGATGATTTTGATATTTCAAAATTGCGTTATGGTAAAATTATTATTATGACCGATGCCGATGTCGATGGAGCACATATCAGAACTTTGCTCCTTACATTTATTTATCGTTATCTTCGACAATTAATTGAAAAAGGACATGTATATATTGCTCAACCTCCTCTTTATAAGGTGGAGAAAAACAAAAAGACTTATTATGTATATAATGACAAAGAACTAGAAAAATTATTCGATGAAATTGGACGAGATGGAATTACAATGCAAAGATACAAAGGTTTGGGAGAAATGAATCCGGAACAACTTTGGGAAACAACCATGGATCCGGAAACTCGTATTTTAGTTAGAGTAGACTTAGAAGATGCAGCAGCAGCGGATGAGATTTTTACAGCTCTGATGGGAGATAAAGTAGAGCCTAGAAAAGAATTTATTCAAGAATATGCAAAGCATGTTAAAAATCTTGATATTTAA
- the gyrA gene encoding DNA gyrase subunit A gives MEEKEFDKIIPVDIQEEMKRSYIDYAMSVIVSRALPDVKDGLKPVHRRILYAMNELHLSPDKAYKKSARIVGETMGKYHPHGDSSIYDAMVRLAQDFSIRYPLVDGHGNFGSVDGDSAAAMRYTEARLSKIAMELLADIEKETIDFVPNFDESLNEPSVLPARFPNLLVNGTSGIAVGMATNIPPHNLKEVINGVVKIIDNYVEYNRETDIEELLSIIKGPDFPTGAIILGRKGIEEAYRTGRGKIKVRAVADIEQISSSKQRIVVTEIPYMVNKARLIEKIADLVKEKKIEGISDLRDESDRKGMRIVIEIKKDYNANIILNQLYQNTQLQDIFGINMVALVNNEPKTLNLKDMLIHYLNHQKDVVTRRTQFDLRKAEERSHILEGLRIALDHIDEVISIIRSSSSTQEAKERLMEAFTLSEKQAQAIVDMRLRSLTGLEREKLEEEYRELQETIKELRAILGDEKRLYGVIKEELLIIRQKYGDERKTRIEMDSGELDVEDLIADEPNVITMTHLGYIKRLPLNTYKSQNRGGRGIIGMQTREEDFIEDLFIASTHHYILFFSNKGKVYRLKTYEIPEASRTARGTAIINLLQVDPDENITAVVPVKEYKEGTYLLMVTKKGLIKKTSIMEYENIRKGGLLAINLREDDELIQVKNIVDDEQIFIGTKNGQGILFSEKDVREIGRTGMGVRAMTLNDGDEIIGVGLISEGRDVLFVTEKGLGKRTDIGEFHLQKRGGKGIKTYRLTEKTGKIIGIKMVSEEEEIMMITSEGIIIRLHVAQISKTGRVTQGVKLMNLGENESVVAVAKVVEDENC, from the coding sequence ATGGAAGAAAAAGAATTTGATAAAATTATTCCTGTGGATATACAAGAAGAAATGAAAAGATCTTATATAGATTATGCCATGAGTGTTATTGTATCAAGAGCCTTACCGGATGTAAAGGATGGCTTAAAACCAGTACACAGAAGAATTTTATATGCTATGAATGAACTCCATTTAAGTCCCGATAAGGCGTATAAAAAGTCTGCTCGTATCGTCGGGGAAACCATGGGTAAATACCATCCCCATGGAGATAGCTCTATTTATGATGCAATGGTGAGACTTGCTCAGGACTTTTCTATTCGATATCCATTAGTTGATGGCCATGGAAACTTTGGTTCCGTGGATGGAGACAGTGCAGCTGCTATGCGTTACACAGAGGCGAGACTTAGTAAGATTGCCATGGAACTCTTAGCAGATATCGAAAAAGAGACCATCGATTTTGTACCGAATTTTGATGAATCATTGAACGAACCATCCGTACTTCCGGCAAGATTTCCAAACTTGCTCGTTAATGGTACTTCCGGTATTGCGGTTGGGATGGCAACCAATATTCCGCCTCATAATTTAAAAGAAGTGATCAATGGTGTTGTTAAAATCATTGATAACTATGTGGAATATAACAGAGAAACAGATATTGAAGAATTATTATCCATCATTAAAGGCCCGGATTTTCCTACAGGAGCAATTATATTAGGCAGAAAGGGAATCGAGGAAGCTTACAGAACGGGCAGAGGGAAAATAAAAGTAAGGGCCGTTGCAGACATTGAACAAATTTCAAGCAGTAAGCAAAGAATTGTTGTTACAGAAATTCCTTATATGGTAAATAAAGCAAGACTCATTGAAAAAATTGCTGATTTGGTGAAAGAAAAGAAGATAGAAGGAATATCTGATTTAAGAGATGAATCCGACCGCAAGGGAATGCGTATTGTTATAGAAATTAAAAAAGACTATAATGCCAATATTATACTAAATCAATTATATCAAAATACTCAGCTTCAAGATATCTTTGGTATTAACATGGTGGCTTTAGTAAATAATGAACCTAAAACTTTAAATTTAAAAGACATGTTAATCCATTACTTAAATCATCAAAAAGATGTTGTAACAAGAAGAACACAGTTTGATCTTAGAAAAGCTGAAGAAAGATCTCACATTTTAGAAGGTTTAAGAATTGCTTTAGATCATATAGACGAAGTGATTTCTATAATCAGATCTTCTTCAAGTACCCAGGAAGCAAAAGAACGCCTTATGGAAGCCTTTACATTATCGGAAAAACAAGCTCAGGCTATTGTTGATATGAGGCTTAGAAGTTTAACGGGCTTAGAAAGAGAAAAACTAGAAGAAGAATATAGAGAACTTCAAGAAACCATTAAGGAATTAAGGGCAATTCTTGGAGATGAGAAGAGACTTTATGGTGTTATTAAAGAAGAACTCCTGATTATTCGTCAAAAATATGGAGACGAAAGAAAAACGAGAATTGAAATGGATAGCGGAGAATTAGATGTAGAAGACCTCATTGCAGATGAGCCTAATGTTATTACAATGACCCATCTTGGATATATTAAAAGACTTCCTCTGAATACATATAAAAGTCAGAATCGAGGGGGAAGAGGCATTATCGGTATGCAAACCAGAGAAGAAGATTTTATTGAAGATTTATTTATTGCTTCTACCCATCACTATATTTTATTCTTTAGCAATAAAGGAAAAGTTTATAGGCTTAAAACCTATGAAATTCCTGAAGCATCCAGAACAGCAAGGGGAACTGCTATCATAAACCTGCTTCAAGTGGATCCAGATGAAAATATCACTGCAGTCGTTCCTGTAAAAGAATATAAAGAAGGAACCTATCTTCTGATGGTGACCAAAAAAGGACTTATTAAAAAGACAAGCATTATGGAATATGAAAACATTAGAAAGGGAGGGCTCCTTGCCATAAATCTTCGAGAAGATGATGAGTTAATACAAGTAAAAAATATTGTAGATGATGAACAGATCTTTATCGGAACGAAAAATGGACAAGGAATACTCTTTTCTGAAAAAGATGTCAGAGAAATAGGAAGAACAGGTATGGGTGTTCGTGCCATGACCCTTAACGATGGTGATGAGATTATAGGTGTAGGATTAATATCTGAAGGAAGAGATGTTTTATTTGTTACAGAAAAAGGTCTTGGAAAAAGAACTGATATAGGTGAATTCCATCTGCAAAAAAGAGGTGGCAAAGGTATTAAGACCTACCGATTAACAGAAAAGACAGGAAAAATCATTGGGATCAAGATGGTGTCTGAAGAAGAAGAAATCATGATGATTACCTCAGAAGGAATTATCATAAGACTTCATGTAGCTCAAATTTCAAAAACAGGAAGAGTTACACAGGGAGTTAAATTAATGAATTTAGGAGAAAATGAATCTGTTGTAGCTGTAGCAAAAGTTGTAGAAGATGAAAACTGTTAA
- a CDS encoding C39 family peptidase: MKKKRTIIFWVVSLTLVIGCVWFIKDFKEVTEAFKNVHINADKANREDPIIFEVYHKNAFIKSFKTKEDAINYANKYKDVYVKQKNTDEWIWNSFDPYILFENDKYINDYDSFSDAVFFAKEKEGRKIFYLSNQNVIWSDSENIKEKVLLDVPVILQKPELPRGCEVTSLAMLLNYAGIKVDKMELAKKIDKDTTPLSKKGNRTYFGNPNDGFVGDMYSLKNPGYGVYNGPIERLMKEYMPDQTVNLTGCEFEDLFHFLSKGQPVWAITNTTYKKLDDSQFEIWLTPTGPVEITYKLHAVLITGYDEKYVYFNDPFYSKKNIRAKKEDFKAAWNQMGRQAISYVSSN; this comes from the coding sequence ATGAAAAAAAAGAGGACCATCATATTTTGGGTAGTTAGTTTGACATTGGTTATAGGATGTGTTTGGTTCATTAAAGATTTTAAGGAAGTTACGGAAGCATTTAAAAACGTCCATATTAATGCTGATAAAGCAAATAGAGAAGATCCAATCATCTTTGAAGTTTATCATAAGAATGCCTTTATCAAATCCTTTAAAACAAAGGAAGATGCCATTAATTATGCTAACAAGTATAAAGATGTTTATGTAAAACAAAAAAATACAGATGAATGGATTTGGAATAGTTTTGATCCGTATATTTTGTTTGAAAATGATAAATATATTAATGATTATGATTCTTTTTCTGATGCAGTTTTTTTTGCTAAAGAAAAAGAAGGGAGAAAAATATTCTACTTGTCCAATCAAAATGTGATTTGGTCTGATTCTGAAAACATTAAAGAAAAAGTTTTATTAGATGTGCCTGTGATCTTACAAAAGCCGGAACTTCCAAGAGGGTGTGAGGTTACAAGTCTTGCTATGCTTCTAAATTATGCCGGTATCAAAGTGGATAAAATGGAACTGGCTAAAAAGATTGATAAAGACACAACCCCTTTATCTAAAAAAGGGAACAGAACCTATTTTGGAAATCCTAATGATGGATTTGTAGGGGACATGTATTCTTTAAAAAACCCGGGATATGGCGTATATAATGGCCCTATAGAAAGATTGATGAAAGAATATATGCCTGATCAAACGGTCAACTTAACAGGCTGTGAATTTGAAGATTTATTTCATTTTCTTTCAAAGGGTCAACCTGTCTGGGCTATAACCAACACAACTTATAAAAAATTAGATGATAGTCAATTTGAGATATGGCTTACCCCCACTGGACCAGTTGAAATCACTTATAAATTACACGCTGTTTTAATTACCGGTTATGATGAAAAATATGTTTATTTTAATGATCCTTTTTATTCTAAAAAGAATATAAGAGCAAAAAAAGAAGATTTTAAAGCAGCATGGAATCAAATGGGAAGACAAGCAATATCATATGTAAGCAGTAATTAA
- a CDS encoding BMP family lipoprotein codes for MSKKIMSLLLVLTLVFSIALTGCGNQNQNTTPEQTTEETGEKTEGSTDQKPAEPVKVGMVTDSGTIDDKSFNQGTWEGIVKYAQDNAGVIEEKYLQPSGEQHTDYLNAMNDLIDTGHTIIVTPGFKFETAVNEAATNNPDVSFILIDGQTHNGDGNFVKHDNTVCVFFNEHEAGFLAGVAAALSTKTNKLGFIGGMEIPPVQKFGWGYQAGVAYANKTYGTQAEIVDYIYQGTFDDVAGGQTLAAGMYDKGVDIIFHAAGGVGVGVFNEAKERAEKGQEVYVIGVDVDQYEAGKISSGKSVTLTSAVKGVDTAAYNYIDAKLNGTFPGGEVVTLGLKDNAVGLPKENPNLSEDTIKKVEETVQQVLDGKLTIPATQEELDAFLK; via the coding sequence ATGAGTAAGAAGATAATGAGTTTATTATTGGTATTAACTTTAGTATTTTCTATTGCATTAACTGGATGCGGTAATCAAAATCAAAACACTACTCCTGAGCAGACTACAGAAGAAACAGGAGAGAAAACAGAAGGTAGTACAGACCAAAAACCAGCAGAACCAGTTAAAGTAGGTATGGTAACAGATTCAGGTACTATAGATGATAAGTCTTTTAACCAGGGAACATGGGAAGGTATTGTAAAATATGCTCAAGATAATGCTGGAGTTATTGAAGAAAAATATCTTCAACCTTCCGGAGAACAACATACAGATTATTTAAATGCTATGAATGACTTAATTGATACAGGACATACCATTATTGTTACTCCTGGATTTAAATTTGAAACTGCAGTAAATGAAGCTGCTACAAACAATCCAGACGTATCCTTTATTTTAATTGACGGACAAACTCATAATGGAGATGGAAATTTTGTAAAACATGATAATACAGTTTGTGTTTTCTTTAATGAACATGAAGCTGGATTCTTAGCCGGAGTTGCTGCTGCACTTTCTACTAAAACCAATAAATTAGGATTTATTGGTGGAATGGAAATTCCTCCTGTACAAAAGTTTGGCTGGGGTTATCAAGCAGGAGTTGCTTATGCAAATAAAACCTATGGAACTCAAGCTGAAATTGTAGATTATATTTATCAGGGAACATTTGATGATGTTGCTGGAGGACAGACATTAGCTGCCGGAATGTATGATAAAGGTGTAGATATTATTTTCCATGCAGCTGGTGGTGTAGGTGTTGGTGTATTTAACGAAGCAAAAGAAAGAGCTGAAAAAGGCCAGGAAGTATATGTTATCGGTGTTGACGTAGACCAATATGAAGCTGGTAAAATTTCCAGTGGAAAATCTGTTACATTAACTTCAGCAGTAAAAGGTGTTGATACAGCTGCATACAATTATATTGATGCAAAACTTAACGGAACATTCCCAGGAGGAGAAGTTGTAACTTTAGGATTAAAAGATAATGCTGTAGGTCTTCCAAAAGAAAATCCAAACTTATCTGAAGATACAATTAAAAAGGTTGAAGAAACAGTTCAACAAGTTTTAGATGGTAAATTAACGATTCCTGCAACTCAAGAAGAATTAGACGCTTTCTTAAAATAA
- a CDS encoding ABC transporter ATP-binding protein produces the protein MDYVIEMLNIRKEFPGIVANDNITLQVIPGEIHALLGENGAGKSTLMSILFGLYKPDKGIIKVKGKEVNITNPNVATQLGIGMVHQHFKLVHNFTVTENIILGMETMRGGAIDIRSAAKRIEELSQLYGLKVDPYAKIEDISVGMQQRVEILKMLYRNAEILIFDEPTAVLTPQEVGELMNIMRRLVKEGKSIILITHKLKEIKAIADRCTIIRKGKGIATVEVAETSTEKMAELMVGRKVSFSVQKAEPVLKDVYLKVENLIVKDNRGLEAVKNVSFEIRGGEILGLAGVDGNGQTELVEAITGLRKVESGKIILNGQEIQNLDVRKRSEVGLGHIPEDRHKHGLVLDFYLEDNMILENYYKEPFSSRGILNRTEIRKYSDRLINEFDVRSGQGSKTITRSMSGGNQQKAIIAREIDKSPLVLIVAQPTRGLDVGAIEYIHKRLVEERDKGKAILLFSLELDEILNVSDRIAVMYEGNIVGIVDSKKTNENELGLMMAGSKGGHESE, from the coding sequence ATGGATTATGTTATTGAGATGCTTAATATTCGAAAAGAATTTCCGGGTATCGTAGCAAATGATAATATTACATTGCAAGTCATTCCAGGAGAAATTCATGCTTTATTAGGAGAAAATGGAGCAGGTAAATCTACTTTGATGTCCATTTTATTTGGATTGTACAAGCCAGATAAAGGGATTATAAAAGTCAAGGGAAAAGAAGTTAACATTACCAATCCCAATGTGGCGACTCAGTTAGGCATTGGAATGGTACATCAACATTTTAAATTGGTACATAATTTTACGGTTACTGAAAATATCATTCTTGGTATGGAAACTATGCGTGGAGGAGCAATAGATATCAGGAGTGCTGCTAAACGTATTGAAGAATTATCACAATTATATGGCCTTAAAGTAGATCCTTATGCAAAAATAGAAGACATTTCTGTAGGTATGCAACAAAGAGTAGAAATACTAAAAATGCTTTATCGAAATGCAGAAATTCTCATCTTTGATGAACCGACTGCTGTTCTTACGCCTCAAGAAGTTGGAGAATTAATGAATATCATGCGACGTCTTGTTAAAGAAGGAAAATCTATTATTCTTATTACGCATAAATTAAAAGAAATCAAAGCTATAGCAGACCGATGTACGATTATTAGAAAAGGAAAAGGAATTGCTACCGTAGAGGTAGCTGAAACTTCAACGGAAAAAATGGCAGAGCTTATGGTAGGCCGTAAAGTGAGCTTTAGTGTTCAAAAAGCTGAACCTGTTTTAAAAGATGTTTACTTAAAAGTAGAAAACCTTATTGTAAAAGATAATAGAGGTCTTGAAGCAGTAAAGAATGTGTCTTTTGAAATTCGTGGAGGAGAAATATTAGGCCTAGCAGGGGTAGACGGAAATGGACAAACAGAGTTGGTTGAAGCTATTACAGGATTAAGAAAAGTTGAATCCGGGAAAATAATACTTAATGGACAAGAAATTCAAAATTTAGATGTTAGAAAAAGAAGTGAAGTAGGCTTAGGTCACATTCCGGAAGACAGGCACAAACATGGGTTGGTGCTGGACTTTTACCTTGAAGATAATATGATATTGGAGAATTATTATAAAGAGCCTTTTTCTTCAAGAGGTATTTTAAATAGAACTGAAATAAGAAAGTATTCTGATCGACTCATTAATGAATTTGATGTAAGAAGTGGACAAGGTAGTAAAACGATCACAAGAAGTATGTCGGGAGGTAATCAGCAAAAGGCAATTATTGCCCGGGAAATTGACAAATCTCCTTTAGTACTTATCGTTGCACAACCTACCAGAGGATTGGACGTAGGCGCTATTGAATATATTCATAAAAGGCTTGTAGAGGAAAGAGATAAAGGCAAAGCCATATTGTTATTTTCCTTGGAGCTTGATGAGATACTTAATGTATCAGATAGAATAGCTGTAATGTATGAAGGAAATATTGTAGGTATTGTCGATTCTAAGAAGACAAATGAAAATGAACTGGGTCTTATGATGGCAGGTTCTAAGGGAGGTCATGAAAGTGAGTAA